One genomic window of Xanthobacter dioxanivorans includes the following:
- a CDS encoding VOC family protein, which translates to MENDVATIDSSPVQEAHHSVVRPFALTHGTCECYSLKDTRKFYEEFLGLECVRHAPPGMVMRCGMKFHIVCLEVGDQVRPCTICNHWGLDVRTKEEVDEAHRKLTELKDHYGVKTIMPVQMQHGVYSFYFEDMNHVWWEIEYYDGSLHDDFFDFGDRYTDSVLEKEG; encoded by the coding sequence GTGGAAAACGACGTCGCGACGATTGATTCGTCTCCCGTGCAGGAGGCGCACCATTCCGTTGTCAGGCCCTTTGCCCTGACGCACGGCACGTGCGAGTGCTACAGCCTGAAGGACACGCGGAAGTTCTACGAGGAGTTCCTCGGACTGGAATGCGTCCGGCATGCGCCTCCGGGAATGGTCATGCGTTGCGGCATGAAATTTCACATCGTCTGCCTTGAGGTGGGTGACCAGGTGCGTCCCTGCACCATCTGCAATCACTGGGGCCTCGATGTTCGTACAAAGGAAGAGGTTGACGAGGCTCACCGCAAACTGACAGAGTTGAAGGACCACTATGGCGTGAAGACGATCATGCCCGTGCAGATGCAGCATGGCGTCTATTCATTCTATTTCGAAGACATGAATCACGTCTGGTGGGAAATCGAATATTACGATGGGTCGTTGCATGACGACTTCTTCGATTTCGGCGACCGCTATACCGACAGCGTGCTCGAGAAGGAAGGTTGA
- a CDS encoding Lrp/AsnC family transcriptional regulator → MLFDDMDLKILEELQANGRLTNVELASRVGLSPSPCLARVRSLEEAGIIGRYVALLDAERIGPSVSVFIQITLERQSDAFLAEFETVIAGMPEVMECYLMSGDSDYLLRVLVRDTVHLRDFVRDTLTKLPGVAKIRSSFALKQVKYQTALPLGRMTDARGPRSRASHRR, encoded by the coding sequence ATGCTCTTCGACGACATGGATCTCAAGATCTTGGAGGAGCTGCAGGCCAATGGGCGGCTCACCAATGTAGAGCTCGCCTCGCGCGTCGGGCTTTCGCCCTCGCCTTGCCTCGCCCGGGTGCGATCCCTGGAGGAGGCCGGCATCATCGGGCGCTACGTCGCGCTGCTCGACGCCGAGCGGATCGGGCCGAGCGTGAGCGTGTTCATTCAGATCACCCTTGAGCGCCAGTCTGACGCGTTTCTGGCGGAATTCGAGACCGTCATAGCCGGCATGCCGGAAGTCATGGAATGCTATTTGATGTCCGGCGATTCCGACTATCTGCTGAGGGTTCTGGTCCGCGACACTGTCCATCTTCGCGATTTCGTGCGTGACACGCTCACGAAATTGCCCGGTGTCGCGAAAATTCGATCAAGCTTCGCGTTGAAGCAGGTCAAATACCAGACCGCTCTGCCGTTGGGCCGCATGACGGATGCGCGCGGCCCCCGGAGCCGCGCGTCACACCGACGCTAG
- a CDS encoding fumarylacetoacetate hydrolase family protein: MPGEYRLLTYADRDGPRAGICVADIVYDAAEVANNAHFNSVLSVLDNWNVLDESFAAFAAAGGRGLTGKPLANLTLLPPILYPGEIWAAGANYNDHISEMADETEYKAVNAKTISGGRAWHFAKTARSSVVGHESVNPLPDYSNMVDWEIELAVVIGKTASKVKAADAMDYVAGYTIANDLSARDHVVRPNIAADSPFRFDWLSHKGFDGACPIGPWITPARYVKDPHALDMKLWIDGALMQDSSTRHMIFSIGEQIEEISARATMHPGDVILTGTPSGVGFSRGIFLKAGQKLRLWIDRLGELRHSFS; this comes from the coding sequence ATGCCGGGTGAATACCGACTTTTGACCTATGCCGACCGCGACGGACCGCGGGCTGGTATCTGCGTCGCTGATATCGTCTATGACGCGGCCGAGGTTGCAAATAATGCTCACTTTAATTCTGTCTTGTCCGTCCTGGATAACTGGAACGTGCTCGACGAGAGCTTTGCAGCTTTCGCTGCGGCGGGCGGGCGCGGGTTGACGGGCAAGCCCCTGGCCAATCTCACGCTCCTGCCCCCAATCCTTTATCCGGGCGAGATCTGGGCGGCGGGTGCCAACTACAATGATCACATCTCCGAAATGGCGGATGAGACCGAATACAAGGCAGTGAACGCCAAGACCATCAGTGGCGGGCGTGCTTGGCACTTTGCCAAGACGGCACGCAGTTCGGTCGTAGGGCACGAATCGGTCAATCCGCTGCCGGATTACTCCAACATGGTCGACTGGGAGATCGAGCTTGCGGTGGTCATCGGAAAGACCGCATCGAAGGTGAAGGCGGCAGACGCCATGGACTATGTCGCCGGCTATACCATCGCCAACGATCTCTCCGCGCGCGACCACGTGGTTCGACCGAACATCGCCGCGGATTCCCCCTTTCGGTTTGATTGGCTCTCCCACAAGGGGTTCGACGGGGCCTGCCCCATCGGTCCCTGGATCACGCCGGCCCGCTATGTGAAGGATCCTCACGCGCTGGACATGAAGCTTTGGATCGACGGCGCGTTGATGCAGGATTCCAGCACACGACATATGATCTTCAGTATTGGAGAGCAAATCGAGGAGATTTCCGCGCGGGCCACCATGCATCCCGGTGATGTCATCCTCACGGGAACGCCGTCAGGAGTTGGATTCTCCCGCGGCATCTTTCTCAAGGCGGGACAGAAATTGCGCCTGTGGATCGACAGGCTGGGAGAGCTGCGTCACAGCTTTTCGTGA
- a CDS encoding 2Fe-2S iron-sulfur cluster-binding protein: MPRITFITADGTKYPIDARVGESVMRNAIINDIPGIDAECGGSRACATCHVFVDEAFWEQAGSPSKEEGELLEFSENTRDNSRLSCQIVVSDALDGLVVHIPDTQR; this comes from the coding sequence ATGCCAAGGATCACCTTTATCACCGCAGACGGCACCAAATACCCCATCGACGCCCGCGTGGGGGAAAGCGTGATGCGCAATGCCATCATCAATGACATTCCGGGGATCGATGCCGAATGCGGCGGCAGCCGTGCGTGCGCGACCTGCCATGTCTTTGTGGACGAGGCCTTCTGGGAGCAAGCGGGTTCGCCTTCCAAGGAGGAGGGCGAACTCCTTGAATTCTCGGAAAACACCCGGGACAACTCCCGGCTCTCATGCCAGATCGTGGTGTCGGATGCGCTTGATGGACTCGTCGTTCACATCCCGGACACCCAGCGTTGA